The genomic stretch AAATATAATAAACAATCTGACTTCGTTAAAAATATTTGAAATAGCAAAGACTATTACAAAAATTTTGTGCCTCGCATCTTGTCCATTATATTTGTTTCTTGAAAGAAATTAATTATTAGAGGTTGCCTTAATATTATTTTTATAGAATTTAAAAAATTATCCAAATATAAATTTTGAAAAAAATAATTAATAAATTAATCGGTGATTCTTCAAAAACACCTTTGAGACACAGAATGACTAATACTGCCTTGCTTATTAATATTTTATACGGTTTTATTACTATTCCTGCAAATTACTTTATTAAACTCCCGTTTTATTCTTTTCTTACATTAATATTTACAGTGTTGCTTTTTTCGGTTTTATATTACTTTTCAAGATTAAAAAAAAAAGCGGAAATATGTGTTTATATTGCAATATCTTATACATTTTTAGTATTTACACCTGTAATGTGGTTTTCTAATAATGGTCTTGAAGGAGGTTTTCTGTTTTATATTTTTTTATTCGGAGCCTTTACACTTGCCGTTGTTGAAGGGAAAAAACTTTTGTTCTTTCTTTTAATGCTGTTCACAGTATCAATAAGTTTAATTATTATCGGATATATTTATCCGGAATTAGTTACACAATATCCAACAAAAACTGATAAATTTATTGATCTGTTTATAAGCTTTATATTGGTTTTTATCGGTATTCTTTTCCTGATGTACTATTATACCAAACAATTTTACAAGTACAATAAAAAATTAAATGATACCAATGTTAAATTAGAAGGAGTAAATATTCAATTATCTGACAGAATTAAAGAAAGAGAGGTTCTTTTACATGAAGTTCACCACAGGGTAAAAAACAACTTACAGATGGTTTCCGGTTTATTAAGATTGCAATGTAACGCAAGCAATAACAGCGACTTATGCAAATTATTGCAAATCAGTCAGGAAAGAATTAACACCATTTCGAGTGTTCATGAATTGCTTTACAGATCAGATAATCTAAAATCAATTGATATTAACGAATATATTAACAGTTTGGTCAATAACATTAAAATATCTTCTTATACCGATAAAAGAAATATCATTATTAATACTGATTTACATAATTCAATTATTGAGATTAATAAAATAATTCCTTGCGGATTAATAATAAACGAATTATTGTCTAACAGTATTAAACATGCTTTTGACACTAACGGCGGCATTATTAATATTAAAGGGCAAAGTAAAAACAAAGAATATATCGTTTATATAAGCGACAACGGAAATGGCTTATCTGAAAATTTTGAGATTAAAAAGTTAAATTCTTTGGGATTCAAGTTAATACTTGGTTTAACAGATCAGATAAACGGCGATTTTAAATTTAACAGATTAGAAAAAGGTGTTGAATTTATATTAAAATTTAAGGCAAGCTGAATTATTCTGAAATTCGCAATACAAAAAAGCACCCTGCAAGAATACAGGATGCACAAAATATAGAAAAAAAAAACTACACAAATTACTGTAAACTTAATTACAATAATTTTATTTTAAATAAATTTTTGCCGGTAAACCGTGCCACGCTGTGGCGTGGCACGGTATTAAAGCTGTCTCTGCGGGGTTTATTTTTTTATCATTTCATAATCAATTCCTTTTTCTTTTGGTTGATTATATACATCGGGATGAAGATATTTACCTCTGTCATTTGCATCTTTATCAACCTCAACCTTAATTCTGTTTTTCTCTGCAAAGGGATCATGTCTTATACCTGTTACTTGCCATGAAACTTTCATACCTGCTGTACCACCGGCTATTTTAAATGTATTACCTGATATTTCTTTTGCAATATATAAATTCGGTCCGGGAGCACCGATTGCAGTCAATTGATAACGAAATTCCATATTAAGAACTTCAAACCAATCCGGCATTGTTACAACTGCTTCACCGCTTCCGTCTAAAATAATATTACCGTTATAGATATTCATCATATCAGGGCTTTCAACAAATGAGTGGTAGAGATATTTATTTTCGGGATCTAGGGGGTGATCTATTTTAAAAGAACCGCCAGCTTTTGAGAGGGTTCCATTTACATGGACATTACTTACAAAATAACCAGACCAAGCTGTTGCACCACCTGAAGCAGTAGCATATATTCCATATCTTGTACCAGTCCCAGTTCCTGAAGCTGCTGCATACACACCAAAAGCATTAGTGCCGGCTCCTCCTGTTATTGAACCCTCTGCTCTAACACCAATTGGATATCCTGATGCTGAAGTTGCAATACCATGAACGCCCAAATGTCTA from Bacteroidales bacterium encodes the following:
- a CDS encoding sensor histidine kinase, producing the protein MKKIINKLIGDSSKTPLRHRMTNTALLINILYGFITIPANYFIKLPFYSFLTLIFTVLLFSVLYYFSRLKKKAEICVYIAISYTFLVFTPVMWFSNNGLEGGFLFYIFLFGAFTLAVVEGKKLLFFLLMLFTVSISLIIIGYIYPELVTQYPTKTDKFIDLFISFILVFIGILFLMYYYTKQFYKYNKKLNDTNVKLEGVNIQLSDRIKEREVLLHEVHHRVKNNLQMVSGLLRLQCNASNNSDLCKLLQISQERINTISSVHELLYRSDNLKSIDINEYINSLVNNIKISSYTDKRNIIINTDLHNSIIEINKIIPCGLIINELLSNSIKHAFDTNGGIINIKGQSKNKEYIVYISDNGNGLSENFEIKKLNSLGFKLILGLTDQINGDFKFNRLEKGVEFILKFKAS